From the Bacteroidota bacterium genome, one window contains:
- a CDS encoding glycosyl hydrolase 53 family protein: MSRKVSLPHRKPAGYIYVLLLTLFQIIWYSGINAQEYAIGADLSFLKAAEDQDFEFRENGAGKAGLQIFRDHGYNWIRLRLFHTPTELPNDLEYTIALAKEAKNMGYKFLLDYHYSDTWADPGKQYIPKSWEGKTHEELVVAVFEYSRETMTAFRDADASPDMVQVGNEVINGMLWPDGRIPDNWDHFAQLLQAGINGVIAGCGNLPRPQIMIHIDQGGNKERTKYFFDKIIDYNISFDVIGQSYYPWWHGSLLNLRENMNFMAREYKKPIILVEVAYCSNPTEYVNKPAPFPETPEGQKEFLAEVNRIVLSTPDNLGAGIFWWEPATIFDTSNRDFFDDKGNVLPVIDVFDKYTRH; this comes from the coding sequence ATGTCAAGAAAAGTATCGTTACCACACAGGAAACCAGCAGGTTATATTTACGTTTTACTGTTGACTCTATTTCAGATCATCTGGTATTCCGGTATAAACGCCCAGGAATATGCCATCGGAGCTGATCTTTCATTTCTGAAAGCCGCAGAAGACCAGGATTTTGAATTCAGGGAGAATGGCGCGGGAAAAGCCGGATTACAAATTTTCAGAGACCACGGCTATAACTGGATCAGGTTACGTCTTTTTCACACGCCCACCGAGCTTCCCAATGACCTGGAGTATACCATTGCCCTGGCAAAGGAAGCAAAGAACATGGGATACAAGTTCCTGCTTGATTATCATTATTCCGACACCTGGGCTGATCCGGGTAAACAGTATATTCCCAAATCCTGGGAGGGAAAAACACATGAGGAGCTAGTCGTTGCGGTATTTGAATATTCACGGGAGACAATGACTGCATTCAGGGATGCGGATGCTTCTCCCGATATGGTGCAGGTTGGCAATGAAGTTATCAACGGCATGCTATGGCCTGATGGACGAATACCGGATAACTGGGATCACTTCGCCCAACTTCTACAGGCCGGTATTAACGGTGTGATCGCCGGCTGTGGCAATCTTCCCCGGCCCCAGATTATGATCCACATCGACCAGGGTGGAAATAAAGAACGAACAAAATATTTTTTCGATAAAATAATTGACTATAACATCAGTTTCGATGTCATCGGACAGTCTTATTATCCCTGGTGGCATGGTAGTCTGCTGAACTTACGTGAAAATATGAATTTCATGGCACGCGAGTATAAAAAGCCCATTATTCTGGTTGAAGTTGCCTATTGCTCCAATCCTACCGAGTACGTCAATAAACCTGCACCATTTCCGGAAACACCAGAAGGACAAAAGGAATTTCTTGCAGAGGTGAACCGCATTGTTTTGAGCACTCCCGACAATCTGGGTGCAGGGATTTTCTGGTGGGAACCTGCTACCATTTTTGACACTTCAAACCGGGATTTTTTTGATGATAAAGGCAATGTATTGCCGGTGATTGACGTCTTTGATAAGTATACAAGGCATTAA
- a CDS encoding DUF4982 domain-containing protein, which produces MRTKFRLLNILILLIGFAFTGCQEKLKNTSWSTQKFNGNWEFILSADSTSIFSTDIDDLQWQSVKLPHSPVIEPLVVNNQWQGICWYRKDFVLPDYTKGKLLFLKFEGAMNVADVWINGIKKITHLGGYLPFAVDFTKEANIGGQNHVIVRLDNRDNPITGPKPLKQLDFNMYGGLYRDAFLIIKNPLFITDAVYANKPGSGGIFISYPEVSEKEAIIKVKTLVMNADSRDKRFYIQHELWKGNEMTVMVKSSEQFLETGDDCEVVVDISLKSPELWSPSSPTLYKLVTVVINDRHVIDTDTTRIGIRHFDIAPNYFAINGKEIFLRGVNRHQEYPYVGYALSNEAQYRDARKIKDAGFDFVRLSHYPHSPAFMDACDELGIVVLDAILGWQYFSEDDAFQSQVLQCCRDLIRRDRNHACVMAWEVSLNESAMSKEFIDKAVAIAHQEYPGDQCFTAGWINYGYDIFLQARQHRLQYYEEPDKPYIVSEYGDWEYYAMNAGFNQERWQDLLQEDRSSRQLLSSGETRLLQQATNIQEAQNDNFTTPAFADGYWVMYDYNRGFANDLEASGIMSINRLPKFGYYFFQSQRDAPEVLSTYTSGPMAFIATYWNEKSDLNVRVFSNCEEVELSLNGEVIARQGLDSNRMSTNLTHPPFTFKIKEFKSGTLTANGYIHGDNVVRHSVSTPGNPVAVRLSYDESGCPPKANVNDILFIYARLEDMNGTVVPVNGVKIDFAITGDAELINPDNTDSEAGIATALVRIGEAHGEISIRAVCKNLLPGNLKIPVVR; this is translated from the coding sequence ATGAGAACCAAATTCCGCCTGCTGAATATTTTAATCCTATTAATCGGTTTTGCTTTTACCGGTTGTCAGGAGAAACTTAAAAATACCTCCTGGTCAACTCAAAAATTCAACGGTAATTGGGAATTTATTCTTTCGGCCGACAGCACATCTATCTTTTCAACTGATATTGATGATCTTCAATGGCAAAGTGTTAAACTGCCGCATTCTCCTGTTATAGAACCACTGGTCGTGAACAATCAGTGGCAAGGGATATGCTGGTACCGTAAAGACTTTGTACTGCCTGACTACACCAAAGGAAAACTTCTTTTCCTGAAATTTGAAGGTGCCATGAATGTTGCAGATGTATGGATAAACGGAATTAAAAAAATTACACACCTGGGAGGATACCTGCCGTTTGCGGTTGATTTTACCAAAGAAGCCAATATTGGAGGACAGAATCATGTGATTGTAAGGTTGGACAACCGGGACAATCCTATAACCGGGCCTAAGCCACTTAAACAGCTTGATTTCAATATGTATGGCGGATTATACCGTGACGCTTTTCTCATTATTAAAAATCCCCTTTTTATAACAGATGCAGTTTATGCAAACAAGCCCGGCAGTGGAGGGATATTTATCAGCTATCCGGAAGTTTCGGAAAAAGAAGCCATTATTAAGGTAAAAACGCTTGTAATGAATGCCGACAGCAGAGATAAACGTTTCTATATACAGCATGAATTATGGAAAGGAAATGAGATGACCGTCATGGTTAAATCATCAGAGCAATTTCTAGAGACCGGTGATGACTGTGAAGTTGTTGTTGATATCAGTCTGAAATCACCTGAATTATGGTCACCGTCATCTCCCACTTTATATAAGCTGGTGACAGTGGTGATCAATGACCGGCATGTCATTGATACGGATACCACCCGGATTGGCATCAGGCATTTCGATATTGCCCCAAATTATTTTGCTATAAACGGTAAAGAGATCTTCCTGCGTGGGGTTAATCGTCACCAAGAATATCCATATGTAGGTTATGCCTTAAGTAATGAAGCTCAATACAGGGATGCCCGGAAAATCAAGGATGCCGGATTTGACTTTGTTCGTTTATCACATTACCCTCATTCACCAGCTTTCATGGATGCTTGTGATGAACTAGGCATTGTCGTTCTCGATGCTATCTTAGGATGGCAGTATTTCAGCGAGGATGATGCATTTCAATCACAGGTACTGCAATGTTGTCGTGATCTCATCCGAAGGGACAGGAATCATGCATGTGTAATGGCGTGGGAAGTTTCGCTAAATGAATCTGCCATGTCAAAAGAGTTTATTGATAAGGCTGTTGCCATTGCCCATCAGGAGTATCCTGGTGATCAATGTTTCACAGCCGGTTGGATAAATTACGGATATGACATTTTTCTTCAGGCACGGCAGCACCGTCTGCAATATTATGAAGAACCTGATAAACCATATATTGTATCAGAATATGGAGATTGGGAGTATTATGCCATGAATGCAGGATTCAATCAGGAGCGATGGCAGGATCTTTTACAGGAAGATCGTTCCAGCAGGCAGTTGCTTTCAAGCGGGGAAACGAGGTTATTGCAACAGGCCACAAATATTCAGGAGGCACAGAATGATAATTTCACCACTCCTGCCTTTGCCGATGGATACTGGGTGATGTATGATTATAACCGGGGTTTTGCCAATGACCTGGAAGCCTCTGGGATCATGTCGATAAACCGTCTGCCCAAGTTCGGTTATTACTTCTTTCAGAGCCAGCGCGATGCCCCTGAGGTTTTATCAACCTATACTTCTGGTCCGATGGCATTTATTGCAACTTACTGGAATGAGAAATCAGACCTTAATGTGCGCGTCTTCAGCAATTGCGAAGAAGTTGAACTGTCATTGAATGGTGAGGTAATAGCACGGCAAGGTCTGGATTCAAACCGGATGTCAACAAATCTGACACATCCACCTTTCACATTTAAAATAAAGGAGTTCAAATCCGGTACACTCACGGCCAACGGTTATATCCATGGAGACAACGTCGTAAGGCATTCGGTTTCAACGCCTGGTAATCCTGTTGCTGTCAGGCTGAGCTATGATGAGAGTGGGTGTCCACCAAAAGCAAACGTCAATGATATTCTTTTTATATATGCTCGTCTCGAGGATATGAATGGCACGGTTGTTCCGGTGAATGGCGTAAAGATCGATTTTGCGATTACTGGAGATGCAGAGCTTATAAATCCGGATAATACAGATAGTGAGGCAGGCATTGCAACGGCCCTGGTCAGGATCGGTGAGGCACACGGAGAAATTTCTATCCGGGCTGTCTGTAAAAATCTTTTACCTGGAAATTTAAAAATACCTGTTGTGAGGTAA
- a CDS encoding SusE domain-containing protein — MKKIAFIVTVFIGLGLLFSCEKELRDPKLDPSQAVKPEISSPTSGSSFVLLKDQADSVLTTFIWSETHYNLTDLETTKYILEMDLEQNNFSSPYTLTSTTSTAYEMTVTQMNKILLVLELDPDVAYDLAFRVRSFVNSITTYSNVISAVITLTITPYSDEIFIKPIYLLGSGTTIGWSNILALPMEHIGQGQFARVETLTPGSAQYIKFISVLGQWAPQWGTDATGTAEGGILVYRPTESVPDPPAIPVGVDAGPYYIMADTLQLAYETFLTSGELYLLGDATLAGWDNTAGLKLTEDQPHVFSIITTLNATGTMKFLEVSGQWAPQWGTNGDGSNKKGFLIYRPTEGVPDPPGIPAPSVAGQYKITVDLTTMQYTVEQQ; from the coding sequence ATGAAAAAGATAGCATTTATAGTAACAGTTTTCATAGGATTAGGCTTACTCTTTTCCTGTGAGAAAGAGCTGAGAGACCCGAAACTGGACCCAAGCCAGGCGGTTAAACCAGAAATTTCAAGCCCTACTAGCGGATCCTCATTCGTGCTTTTAAAAGATCAGGCCGACAGTGTGCTTACCACGTTCATATGGTCTGAAACACATTACAATCTGACTGATCTTGAGACTACAAAGTATATCCTGGAGATGGACCTGGAACAAAACAATTTCTCCAGTCCGTATACCCTCACTTCCACCACCAGTACGGCTTATGAAATGACAGTTACCCAGATGAATAAGATTCTTCTGGTTTTAGAGCTTGATCCTGACGTTGCCTATGATCTCGCCTTCCGCGTTCGCTCTTTTGTCAACAGTATAACTACTTATTCAAATGTTATATCTGCTGTGATCACTCTGACCATTACGCCATACAGTGATGAGATATTTATAAAGCCGATCTATCTGCTCGGCAGCGGTACAACTATAGGATGGAGCAATATACTGGCACTTCCGATGGAGCATATCGGACAAGGTCAATTTGCAAGAGTGGAAACTCTCACACCCGGTAGCGCACAATATATCAAATTCATTTCGGTTTTAGGTCAGTGGGCTCCGCAGTGGGGAACAGATGCGACCGGTACTGCTGAAGGAGGAATATTGGTATACAGGCCGACGGAAAGTGTGCCGGATCCGCCTGCCATCCCCGTTGGTGTCGATGCTGGACCATATTACATTATGGCCGACACACTGCAGCTTGCCTATGAAACCTTCCTGACATCCGGGGAATTGTACCTGCTTGGTGATGCAACTCTTGCCGGATGGGATAACACTGCAGGGCTGAAACTGACAGAAGATCAGCCTCATGTGTTCAGTATTATAACTACACTTAATGCGACAGGTACTATGAAATTCCTGGAAGTGTCAGGTCAGTGGGCTCCGCAATGGGGGACAAATGGTGACGGATCCAACAAAAAGGGATTTCTCATATATCGACCTACGGAAGGCGTACCGGATCCACCTGGCATCCCCGCTCCCAGTGTTGCAGGCCAATACAAGATCACTGTTGATCTGACGACCATGCAGTACACGGTCGAACAGCAATAA
- a CDS encoding RagB/SusD family nutrient uptake outer membrane protein: MKKLLNITLITAALVLAFSSCIKDLDTIPLDKDEVTAAKVYDNPSSYRQVLAKLYAGLAVSGQTGPHGNSDISGIDEGFGQYLRGYWYHQELTTDEAVIGWNDQTIKDLHWQTWGASDVFIAAMYSRIFVQISLCNEYIRQTADSKLDERGVSGQLRTDIQYYRAEARFLRALSYWHALDLFGNVPFVTDNDQVGVFFPQRILRPDLYKYIESELLDIENLLIDARQNEYARADKAAAWMLLAKLYLNAEVYIGEPKYTECLTYCNKIIDAGYSLEPVYQNLFLADNANLDEVIFPVTFDGNNTRTWGGTTFIIHSEVGGNMNPSAFGIDGGWGGIRATSAFVNKFDDITGNTDSRATFYTDGQSLEITDISNFTNGYPTTKFKNVTRGGAPGSNLVHTDTDFPMFRLADVYLMYAEAVLRGGTGGDIGTALGYINAIRERAYGDASGDVTQIDLPFILDERARELYWECHRRTDLIRYGLFTGGDYLWPWKGNVSGGLATDVKYNLFPIPSSDLNANPNLIQNPGY; encoded by the coding sequence ATGAAAAAGTTATTGAATATCACTCTGATTACTGCAGCACTTGTCCTGGCATTTTCTTCCTGCATTAAAGATCTGGATACGATACCATTGGATAAAGATGAAGTAACGGCTGCAAAAGTTTATGATAATCCTTCCTCATACAGGCAGGTCCTGGCAAAATTATATGCCGGATTAGCCGTATCCGGACAGACAGGCCCGCATGGCAACTCTGATATCAGCGGCATAGATGAAGGATTCGGACAATATCTCAGAGGTTACTGGTATCATCAGGAACTGACGACCGATGAGGCGGTCATCGGATGGAATGACCAGACCATCAAAGATCTGCACTGGCAGACCTGGGGAGCAAGTGATGTCTTTATCGCGGCTATGTATTCCCGTATCTTCGTCCAAATATCTCTATGCAATGAATATATACGTCAAACTGCCGACAGCAAGCTTGATGAGCGTGGTGTGAGTGGTCAGCTGAGAACAGATATCCAATATTATCGTGCAGAGGCACGCTTTCTGAGGGCTCTGAGTTACTGGCATGCCCTGGATCTGTTTGGCAATGTACCGTTCGTCACCGACAATGATCAGGTTGGAGTATTCTTCCCGCAACGGATTTTAAGACCTGACCTTTATAAATATATTGAAAGCGAATTACTGGATATTGAAAACCTCCTTATCGATGCCAGGCAGAACGAATATGCCCGGGCTGACAAAGCAGCTGCCTGGATGCTTCTGGCAAAACTGTATTTGAATGCCGAGGTCTATATCGGAGAACCTAAATATACCGAGTGTCTCACTTATTGTAATAAGATCATCGATGCAGGATATTCTCTTGAACCGGTTTATCAGAATCTCTTCCTGGCTGATAATGCCAACCTCGACGAGGTCATCTTCCCGGTTACATTCGATGGTAATAATACGAGGACATGGGGAGGAACCACCTTTATTATTCATTCCGAGGTTGGCGGTAACATGAATCCCAGTGCATTCGGCATCGACGGAGGATGGGGAGGTATCAGAGCTACCAGCGCTTTCGTAAATAAGTTTGATGATATTACCGGCAATACAGATAGCCGTGCCACGTTTTATACTGATGGGCAAAGTCTGGAAATCACCGATATCTCCAACTTTACAAATGGATATCCGACTACCAAATTTAAAAATGTGACCAGGGGTGGTGCTCCGGGCTCTAATCTCGTTCATACGGATACTGACTTTCCGATGTTCAGATTAGCAGATGTCTACCTGATGTATGCGGAAGCAGTCCTGAGAGGTGGTACAGGCGGAGATATAGGAACTGCTCTCGGTTATATCAACGCAATCAGGGAAAGAGCTTATGGTGATGCTTCAGGAGATGTTACCCAGATTGACCTGCCATTCATCCTCGATGAAAGAGCACGTGAACTTTACTGGGAATGCCATAGGAGAACTGACCTGATCAGGTATGGACTCTTTACCGGCGGCGATTATCTCTGGCCCTGGAAAGGAAATGTGAGTGGAGGCTTAGCTACTGATGTGAAGTACAATCTCTTCCCGATCCCGTCCTCAGATCTCAACGCAAATCCAAATCTTATACAGAATCCAGGTTATTAA
- a CDS encoding SusC/RagA family TonB-linked outer membrane protein: MGKHLTIKLLLFLSLFILCYTTGFAQGGDVTGRVTDASDGQTLPGVTILIKSTTMGTVTDIDGYYKIRVNPNTTLVFSFIGYETQEILVQPNSVVNVALKFKSTFLSETVVIGYGIQKKDDATGSVSAVQLKDFNKGSIASPSQLLIGKIPGVQITSTGGAPGGGTTIRIRGGSSISASNDPLIVIDGVPMDNESISGSRNTLSFINPSDIESVTVLKDASATAIFGSRGSNGVIMITTKKGAVGKGGKDSKSINLSYNGTFSVYTIPKKIDVLKADEYRTIINNRYASNENVLALLGKASTDWQNEIYQTALGMDHYLSATGAYKILPYMVSLGYSDENGILKTDNMKRTTLSATLNPSLFDDHLKINFNVKGMFIKNKFADQGAIGAAVQYDPTKPVKSDSVYTVHYTDVNNNPDSLTTDYGGYYAWTQPNGAPVSQGSSNPVALLNLRDDKSDVKRIIGNIQLDYKLHFLPDLRANLNMGYDYSKSDGTVYVPDYAPWVFNAVYGGGLSTVYKQEKKNELLDFYLNYVKNVSDLKSTFDIMAGYSWQHFWRKGSNYSTNIIKTVVNDSSDYATESYLVSFFGRVNYSLMSRYLITFTLRDDGTSRFSPDTRWGLFPAVAIGWKINEEPWMKNVTVLSQLKLRAGYGITGQQDIGQGDYPYLARYTYSEQNAMYQFGNQFLVTLRPNGFDKKIKWEETTTWNLGLDYGFSNDRFYGSLDFYFKQTKDLINFIPIPAGANLTNYLLTNVGDMENRGVEFSINTKPVSRENFFWEVNLNATYNANKITKLTVTDDPNYIGVLTGGISGGVGNTCQVNSVGYAANSYFVFEQVYDAHGNPIEGMYVDRNGDGQITDNDRYRFKDPAPDYYFGISSNLQYKSWSFSFSGRANIGNYIYNNVISENAVWERLYRPEGPYIGNVTSDVKMINFVSPRYLSNYFIQDGSFFRMDNITLSYLFNKLINGKVKLLLSATVNNAFVITRYSGIDPEISNGIDNRIYPRPRVFVFGVNLMF, from the coding sequence ATGGGAAAACATCTTACTATTAAATTACTCCTGTTCCTGTCGCTATTCATTTTGTGCTATACGACAGGTTTTGCTCAGGGAGGTGATGTTACCGGGCGGGTTACCGATGCTTCAGATGGACAAACTCTTCCGGGAGTCACCATATTGATCAAGAGTACCACGATGGGTACAGTTACCGATATTGACGGGTATTACAAGATTCGTGTAAATCCCAATACAACGCTTGTGTTCTCATTTATCGGATATGAGACCCAGGAAATCCTGGTTCAACCTAATTCCGTTGTAAATGTTGCTCTTAAGTTTAAATCGACCTTTCTGAGTGAGACGGTTGTGATTGGTTATGGGATACAGAAAAAGGATGATGCAACAGGTTCGGTTTCAGCTGTTCAATTAAAGGACTTCAATAAAGGTTCAATTGCGTCGCCTTCCCAGCTCCTCATTGGTAAAATACCCGGTGTCCAGATTACGTCAACCGGTGGCGCACCTGGTGGTGGAACTACTATACGCATCAGGGGAGGCTCCTCCATATCAGCAAGCAATGATCCTTTAATAGTGATCGATGGAGTACCCATGGACAATGAAAGTATTTCAGGCTCCAGAAATACCTTAAGTTTCATTAATCCCAGTGACATTGAATCAGTTACAGTCCTGAAGGATGCCTCTGCAACGGCTATCTTCGGTTCAAGGGGATCCAATGGGGTTATCATGATTACCACAAAAAAGGGAGCAGTTGGAAAGGGTGGCAAAGACAGTAAATCTATTAATCTTAGTTATAATGGGACTTTTTCTGTGTATACGATCCCCAAGAAGATTGATGTACTTAAAGCTGATGAGTACCGTACGATCATCAATAACCGTTATGCCAGTAATGAGAACGTATTAGCACTGCTGGGGAAGGCTAGTACAGACTGGCAGAATGAAATTTATCAGACGGCCCTGGGAATGGATCATTATCTGAGCGCAACCGGTGCATATAAAATCCTGCCCTATATGGTTTCCCTGGGTTACTCTGATGAGAATGGCATTCTGAAAACGGATAATATGAAACGTACAACCCTGTCGGCTACATTGAATCCGTCGCTGTTTGATGATCATTTGAAGATTAATTTCAACGTGAAAGGCATGTTTATTAAAAATAAATTTGCCGATCAGGGTGCTATCGGTGCTGCGGTGCAATATGATCCCACTAAACCGGTAAAGTCTGATTCCGTGTATACTGTTCATTACACGGATGTGAATAATAATCCGGATTCACTCACAACAGATTATGGCGGATATTATGCATGGACACAGCCAAATGGCGCACCTGTATCACAAGGCTCCAGCAATCCGGTCGCTTTGTTGAACCTGCGAGATGATAAATCCGATGTGAAAAGAATCATCGGCAATATTCAACTCGACTATAAACTGCACTTTCTCCCGGATCTGCGTGCAAATCTGAATATGGGGTATGATTATTCCAAAAGCGATGGAACCGTGTATGTTCCTGACTATGCCCCCTGGGTATTCAATGCAGTTTATGGAGGTGGCTTATCCACTGTATATAAGCAGGAGAAGAAAAATGAACTCCTCGACTTTTACTTGAATTATGTTAAAAACGTCAGTGATTTAAAAAGCACCTTTGATATTATGGCAGGTTACTCCTGGCAACATTTCTGGAGAAAAGGCTCAAATTACTCGACCAATATTATTAAAACAGTAGTTAATGACAGCTCTGATTATGCAACAGAAAGTTACCTTGTATCATTCTTCGGACGTGTCAATTATTCATTAATGAGCCGCTATCTAATAACCTTCACATTACGTGACGATGGTACTTCAAGGTTCTCACCCGATACACGCTGGGGTTTGTTTCCTGCTGTTGCCATAGGATGGAAAATCAATGAAGAACCGTGGATGAAAAATGTTACTGTTTTATCGCAACTCAAGCTGAGAGCAGGATATGGTATTACCGGGCAGCAGGACATCGGACAGGGTGATTATCCCTATCTGGCCCGTTATACTTACAGTGAACAAAATGCGATGTATCAGTTTGGGAATCAATTTCTCGTAACCTTACGTCCTAATGGATTCGATAAAAAAATAAAGTGGGAAGAAACTACCACTTGGAATCTTGGTCTGGATTATGGCTTTTCCAATGACAGATTTTATGGCTCACTGGATTTTTATTTCAAACAGACTAAGGACCTTATCAATTTTATACCGATTCCCGCCGGAGCAAACCTCACTAACTATCTCCTGACCAATGTCGGAGACATGGAAAATAGAGGTGTTGAGTTTTCAATTAATACAAAACCTGTCTCAAGGGAGAATTTTTTCTGGGAAGTTAATTTGAATGCCACTTACAACGCTAATAAAATCACAAAACTGACAGTTACCGATGATCCCAATTACATAGGAGTACTGACCGGGGGTATTTCAGGAGGTGTTGGAAATACATGCCAGGTCAATAGTGTAGGATATGCGGCTAACTCATATTTTGTTTTTGAGCAAGTATACGATGCACACGGTAATCCGATAGAAGGCATGTATGTTGACAGAAATGGAGATGGACAGATAACCGATAACGACCGTTACCGTTTTAAGGATCCAGCTCCGGATTATTACTTTGGTATATCTTCAAATTTGCAGTATAAAAGCTGGAGTTTTTCCTTTTCAGGACGTGCCAACATCGGCAATTATATTTATAACAACGTGATTTCCGAAAATGCAGTCTGGGAAAGACTTTATCGCCCCGAAGGTCCTTACATTGGCAATGTGACGTCGGATGTCAAGATGATTAACTTTGTATCACCTCGTTACCTGTCAAATTATTTCATACAGGATGGCTCATTTTTCAGAATGGATAATATCACGCTGAGTTATTTGTTCAACAAACTTATTAATGGCAAGGTAAAACTACTGCTTTCAGCAACTGTTAACAATGCTTTTGTGATTACCAGGTATTCAGGTATCGATCCTGAAATCAGTAATGGTATTGATAACAGGATATACCCACGACCACGTGTATTTGTGTTCGGTGTGAATCTCATGTTTTAA
- a CDS encoding DUF5668 domain-containing protein: METQNHNEPCCRRRGFGSSTLIFGIVVILAGLVMLLSNTGLLPHNWHHNIFSWGMLIVVIGLVNIIGRKWWWGLLLVIAGIFLMPDVFHNVFSEDVNFWHVFWPAVIILFGLGMIFGTGHMFRHRRIDTISSGDDYIDEVAVFGGGDRVVHSEAFKGGRMVAVFGGSKIDLTNTKMAPGVNELEMIVVFGGSELVIPADWNIKIEVFSIFGGYSDKRGPTQVDYSKTLIIKGVTIFGGGEIKRK; the protein is encoded by the coding sequence ATGGAAACACAGAATCACAATGAACCCTGCTGCAGAAGAAGAGGATTCGGCTCAAGTACACTGATATTCGGAATTGTCGTCATCTTGGCAGGCCTCGTCATGTTGCTCAGCAACACCGGCCTATTACCCCACAACTGGCATCATAATATTTTTTCGTGGGGCATGCTCATCGTCGTCATTGGTTTGGTAAACATCATCGGCCGGAAATGGTGGTGGGGATTACTACTGGTCATCGCCGGAATATTCCTGATGCCCGACGTCTTTCATAATGTATTCAGCGAGGATGTCAATTTCTGGCATGTCTTCTGGCCTGCAGTGATTATCTTATTCGGACTTGGGATGATCTTTGGCACAGGACATATGTTCAGGCACAGACGTATCGACACTATCTCTTCAGGTGACGATTATATCGATGAAGTGGCTGTCTTCGGTGGCGGCGATAGGGTCGTCCATTCCGAGGCATTTAAAGGAGGGCGTATGGTAGCTGTATTTGGCGGATCTAAAATCGATCTTACCAACACAAAAATGGCTCCCGGCGTCAATGAGCTGGAAATGATCGTGGTCTTCGGCGGCAGCGAATTAGTCATCCCTGCCGACTGGAACATTAAAATAGAAGTATTTAGTATTTTTGGAGGATATTCCGACAAACGTGGCCCCACCCAGGTCGATTACAGCAAAACACTGATCATCAAAGGCGTGACCATTTTTGGCGGCGGCGAAATAAAACGTAAATAA